A DNA window from Cobetia marina contains the following coding sequences:
- a CDS encoding TetR family transcriptional regulator C-terminal domain-containing protein, with translation MPADSPSSLYAEVRRSRSAEFSPTPTSSPREQAESRIMEAAECVFACHGYRGSTLKQIADVAELPKANLLYYFGSKEKLYVHLLEQTLTRWNASLEDITADDDPREVLEALVRVKLKLARQAPQASRLFAAEVISGAPFLRDYLSGELRQWVQARCEVMKAWMAAGKLREAEPMWVIYLIWSTTQHYADFAAQIDQLGGAPRTDEDWEQLADFVASTLCDGLCPR, from the coding sequence ATGCCTGCAGATTCTCCTTCTTCCCTGTATGCCGAAGTTCGTCGTTCCCGAAGTGCGGAATTCAGTCCGACACCGACCAGCTCTCCCCGTGAGCAGGCGGAAAGTCGAATCATGGAAGCTGCCGAGTGTGTCTTTGCCTGTCACGGCTATCGTGGCAGCACACTCAAGCAGATCGCGGACGTGGCCGAGTTGCCCAAGGCCAATCTGCTGTATTACTTCGGTTCCAAGGAAAAGCTCTATGTGCATCTGCTGGAGCAGACGCTGACGCGCTGGAATGCGTCACTTGAGGACATCACGGCCGATGATGACCCGCGCGAGGTGCTGGAGGCGCTGGTGCGCGTCAAGCTCAAGCTGGCACGCCAGGCCCCACAGGCATCGCGCCTGTTCGCGGCGGAGGTGATCAGCGGCGCGCCGTTTCTGCGTGACTATCTCAGTGGAGAGTTGCGCCAGTGGGTCCAGGCGCGCTGCGAGGTGATGAAGGCGTGGATGGCAGCTGGCAAGCTGCGCGAGGCGGAGCCGATGTGGGTCATCTATCTGATCTGGTCCACCACGCAGCACTACGCGGACTTCGCCGCCCAGATCGACCAGCTGGGCGGTGCGCCGCGCACGGATGAGGACTGGGAACAGCTGGCGGACTTCGTGGCCAGCACGCTGTGTGATGGTCTCTGTCCGCGCTGA
- a CDS encoding MurR/RpiR family transcriptional regulator: protein MTQATRDDSSASATDSEMPSRAAAASLAGQSLHQRLTHHLERLTPNEQRIARFLLAHQDELALYNAAELSRLTHVSKATVSRLFRRLGYQDFREARDQARSLRHAGVPVVSSTPTPDHHQRHYEQECRNLRQALAALDMLDMEALGRTLANAERLQIIGFRNAYPLALHLRQQLLQLRGQVAVLPQPGQSLGEEVARLSANDAVVIFAMRRRPQGLARLLGWLGQAPCTVLLVCDDSLSEIPAGIEHVLRCPLDSVSAFDSYAAAMSQINLLATRLLHDDLVAGRSQIRRVTDTFESLEELGDG from the coding sequence ATGACTCAAGCCACGCGTGATGACTCCAGTGCTTCAGCCACTGACTCCGAGATGCCTTCTCGCGCTGCGGCAGCGTCGCTGGCAGGCCAGAGCCTGCATCAGCGCCTGACTCACCACCTTGAGCGATTGACCCCCAACGAGCAGCGTATCGCGCGTTTTCTGCTCGCGCATCAGGATGAGCTGGCGCTCTACAATGCCGCCGAGCTCTCACGGCTGACACATGTCTCCAAGGCTACCGTCAGTCGCCTGTTTCGCCGCCTCGGCTATCAGGACTTCCGGGAGGCACGTGATCAGGCGCGCAGCCTGCGTCATGCGGGCGTGCCTGTCGTCTCGAGCACGCCCACGCCAGACCACCATCAGCGCCACTATGAGCAGGAGTGTCGCAACCTGCGTCAGGCACTGGCGGCGCTGGACATGCTCGACATGGAAGCGCTGGGCCGCACCCTGGCCAATGCCGAACGCTTGCAGATCATCGGCTTTCGCAACGCCTATCCGCTGGCACTGCATCTGCGCCAGCAACTTCTGCAATTGAGAGGGCAGGTGGCGGTCCTGCCCCAGCCGGGCCAGTCACTCGGGGAGGAGGTCGCGCGGCTGAGCGCCAATGACGCCGTGGTGATATTCGCCATGCGCCGGCGCCCGCAGGGGCTGGCACGCCTGCTGGGGTGGCTGGGCCAGGCTCCCTGCACGGTACTGCTGGTTTGCGATGACAGCCTGAGCGAGATCCCTGCCGGTATCGAGCATGTGCTGCGCTGCCCGCTGGACAGTGTCAGCGCCTTCGACAGCTATGCCGCCGCCATGAGCCAGATCAACTTGCTGGCCACACGCCTGCTGCATGACGACCTCGTCGCTGGTCGCAGCCAGATTCGCCGGGTGACGGACACCTTCGAGTCACTCGAGGAGCTGGGAGACGGCTAG
- a CDS encoding xanthine dehydrogenase small subunit has product MIDFTLNGHAHQLPAPAPGTTTLEALRTSLGHTGTKEGCASGDCGACTIALQVPGQPMTTVNACLMPAHQLQDCELITIEGLANETATSSLSPVQQALVTTHASQCGFCTPGIAMSLAVLHADHQLRTAEGESLDAARRDQMIDHALGGNLCRCTGYRPIREAAHRLLQGEFGPATLLSSGQAACQPATGEANSASRRERDSELKGSSTFHRPTRLEDLLALRAAHPEAPLIAGGTDLMLEYTQRLRDFPALIDTTCVAALGTIEEGEHAGQAGWWIGAAVTYRQLMPLLREHYPEGADLLTRLGSEQIRNRGTLGGNIGNASPIGDMPPLLIALEAYLQLMSVDGERILKLEDFFLDYKRTQLMPDEIIHSLFLPRPVHNQRLAVHKLSKRRDDDISTLLGVFAWRRDASGHAQHWRVAFGGMAGIPARAPHLEALLSRETLESLTPAQLDTLTRHRIEQAIQADFSPLSDVRGSREYRLLAASHLVPRVAQRIHNERHATAPLMPLESLDAYLAQS; this is encoded by the coding sequence ATGATCGACTTCACCTTGAACGGACACGCGCATCAGCTGCCCGCGCCTGCACCGGGAACGACAACGCTTGAAGCCCTTCGCACCTCTCTGGGGCATACTGGCACCAAGGAAGGCTGCGCGTCCGGTGACTGCGGCGCCTGCACGATTGCCTTGCAGGTGCCGGGCCAGCCCATGACGACGGTCAATGCCTGCCTGATGCCCGCCCACCAGCTGCAGGATTGCGAGTTGATCACCATCGAGGGACTGGCGAACGAGACCGCCACCTCCTCGCTCTCCCCGGTGCAGCAAGCGCTGGTGACGACCCACGCCAGCCAATGTGGCTTCTGTACCCCGGGCATCGCCATGAGCCTGGCGGTGCTGCACGCCGATCATCAGCTGCGCACCGCAGAGGGCGAGAGTCTCGATGCCGCGCGGCGCGATCAGATGATCGACCATGCGCTGGGCGGCAATCTGTGCCGCTGCACAGGCTATCGACCGATACGCGAGGCTGCCCATCGCCTGCTGCAGGGAGAATTCGGGCCGGCCACCCTGCTGTCATCCGGCCAGGCAGCTTGTCAGCCCGCCACTGGCGAGGCGAATTCAGCGTCCCGTCGCGAGCGAGATAGCGAACTGAAAGGCTCAAGCACCTTCCATCGTCCCACCCGTCTCGAAGATCTGCTGGCGCTGCGCGCCGCACATCCCGAGGCGCCCTTGATCGCGGGGGGCACGGATCTGATGCTCGAATACACGCAACGCCTGCGTGACTTCCCGGCACTGATCGATACCACGTGTGTCGCGGCCCTTGGCACCATCGAGGAAGGGGAACACGCCGGCCAGGCAGGCTGGTGGATCGGCGCTGCGGTGACCTACCGCCAGCTGATGCCACTGCTGCGTGAACATTATCCCGAGGGCGCGGACCTGCTCACTCGCCTGGGCAGTGAACAGATCCGCAATCGTGGCACGCTGGGCGGCAACATCGGCAACGCCTCACCCATCGGGGACATGCCGCCGCTGTTGATCGCGCTGGAGGCCTATCTCCAGCTGATGAGTGTCGATGGGGAGCGCATCCTCAAGCTTGAGGACTTCTTCCTCGACTACAAGCGCACCCAATTGATGCCGGACGAGATCATCCATTCCCTCTTCCTGCCGCGGCCGGTGCACAATCAGCGGCTGGCGGTCCACAAGCTTTCCAAACGGCGAGATGATGACATCTCCACGCTGCTGGGGGTCTTCGCCTGGCGGCGCGATGCCAGTGGCCATGCTCAGCACTGGCGAGTCGCCTTCGGCGGCATGGCCGGCATTCCGGCACGTGCACCGCATCTCGAGGCACTCCTGAGCCGTGAAACGCTGGAATCGCTCACGCCCGCCCAGCTCGACACCCTCACTCGCCACAGGATCGAGCAGGCCATCCAGGCCGATTTCTCGCCTCTCTCGGACGTGCGTGGCTCCCGCGAGTATCGTCTGCTGGCCGCCAGCCATCTGGTCCCCCGAGTGGCGCAGCGAATCCACAATGAACGTCACGCGACTGCCCCCCTCATGCCACTGGAGAGCCTCGATGCGTACCTTGCACAGTCTTGA